A genomic window from Silene latifolia isolate original U9 population chromosome Y, ASM4854445v1, whole genome shotgun sequence includes:
- the LOC141630894 gene encoding uncharacterized protein LOC141630894 — translation MFGLLETKIKSVNFHIIANRIFADWSISTNNNLHPRGRVWVLWKPHLFDIQFIQYDAQFIHMNVVNKIDQMHFSLTIIYAFNGVGERVSLWSNLQNIVNQVSGLWAIGGDFNCVLHSNERLGGNVSIADSEPFYDCLQTRGLMDLAATGAFYTWNNMQPLATKIYSRLDKLFVNQDWMVTIPGFMANFLPEGHFDHTPCLVSKGLLGGGKKRPFKYYNMWGSATGFQDCVANVWNQYISGTKMYGVVWKLKLLKPELKKINIKCYTDIENSADIAMIKLTHLQEKLVLCPGDEEFI, via the coding sequence ATGTTTGGTCTATTAGAGACTAAAATAAAGTCAGTTAATTTTCATATCATAGCTAATAGAATTTTTGCTGATTGGAGCATTTCTACTAACAATAACCTTCATCCTAGAGGAAGGGTGTGGGTTTTGTGGAAACCACATTTGTTTGACATACAATTTATTCAATATGATGCTCAGTTCATTCATATGAATGTGGTGAATAAAATTGATCAAATGCATTTCTCTCTAACCATTATCTATGCCTTTAATGGTGTTGGTGAAAGAGTGTCCCTTTGGTCCAACCTTCAAAATATTGTTAATCAGGTCAGTGGACTTTGGGCCATTGGGGGAGATTTTAATTGTGTTTTGCATTCTAATGAAAGGTTGGGTGGAAATGTTTCTATAGCTGACTCAGAACCTTTCTATGATTGTTTACAAACACGTGGGCTCATGGATCTAGCAGCTACTGGAGCATTCTACACTTGGAATAATATGCAACCCCTTGCAACTAAGATTTATAGTAGACTGGACAAGCTGTTTGTGAATCAAGATTGGATGGTAACTATCCCTGGTTTTATGGCTAACTTCCTACCAGAGGGTCATTTTGACCACACCCCTTGCCTGGTGAGTAAGGGGTTACTGGGAGGGGGTAAAAAAAGACCATTCAAATATTATAACATGTGGGGCTCTGCCACTGGTTTTCAGGACTGTGTGGCAAATGTTTGGAATCAGTATATTTCTGGAACTAAAATGTATGGGGTTGTCTGGAAACTGAAACTCCTTAAGCCCGAGCTTAAAAAAATAAACATAAAATGCTATACTGATATTGAGAATAGTGCTGATATTGCAATGATCAAACTAACGCATCTTCAGGAGAAACTTGTTCTTTGTCCAGGGGATGAAGAGTTCATTTAA